TACTTACAAAGGTAGCGCATATACCTATTTTTACAATCAAAACATGCGTGGAAACTCAATTGGTGATTTTACGCCGGAAGGTGATCGACCGAAAGAAGGAAAAACAATTTACGGAGCGACATTAGGTGGTCCGATAATCAAAGATAAACTGTTTTTCTTTGCCAACTTCGAAACAGAAAAAAGCCCTCAACAAATCACAAAATGGAGGGGTTCTTCAAATGGAGTTGCCAAAGGTGATGAATTTATCTCCCATGCACGCCAGTCTGATCTGGATGAATTTTCTCGTCTTTTAAAAGAACGTTATGGGTACGATACAGGATCATCAACCGATTTTCCAGGTGGCGTTTCCAACCTTAAATTCCTGGGACGTATTGACTGGAACATCAACTCATCTCATAAACTGAGCTTACGTTATAATTATACCAAAAATGACGACTGGGTTCCGACCAACGGTAACTCAAGCGATACCGGCTACCGTTTAAATGGAACCGACAGGATTGGTGTTAATTCAATGGCTTTTATGAACTCTACCTATTCACAGGGAAGTATCGTTAAATCGTTTACTACTGAGTTAAATTCAAGGTTGTCAGACGCTATAAGTAACCAATTGCTGCTGACGTATACCGATATCAACGATCAGCGAGGCAGTAAATCTTCTCCGTTCCCGTTTTTTGATATAATGGATGGTGATGATGTGGTTGCTGCCGGTGGAGACCCAGCAAACAACAGGAACTTTAAACCATATATGAGTGCTGGTTACGAGTTGTTTACCTGGAACAATGGTGTAAAGAATAATGTATTTAGTATTACAGACAACTTTACCTATTACCTGACATCGCACAAGTTGACTGCTGGGTTAAGCTACGAACATCAGTCCGCTTTAAATTCTTATATGCGTAACGCAACGGGATACTACCGTTTCAAAAGTTTCTCCGATTTCAAAAATAATGCTGCTCCCGACGCATTTGCCCTTTCCTACGGGTACGACGGAGAATTGAACCCTGCCGGTAAAGTGACGTTAGGTCAGCTGGCCGCGTATATTCAAGATGAGTGGAACGCACTTGATAATTTGAAGTTGACTTACGGAATCCGTATGGACAATACATTCTTCCTAAACGATATGTTGCGTAACAACGCTATTTATTCGCTTGATTTCGGTGGTAAGAAAGTGGATACCGGAAAATGGCCTGATGCTAAGTTCCAATTCTCTCCCCGTGTAGGTTTCACCTGGGATGTCCTTAAAGACAAAGCACTTGTCGTACGTGGTGGTACCGGGCTTTTTACGGGCCGTCTTCCTCTGGTGTTCTTCACCAACATGCCCCAAAATTCCGGTATGATTCAAGGTGCAAGCAATCAGATTTATACGACTTATGACAAAAACACCGGTGCTGCAACGGGCCGTAATCCTTTACTGGATCAAATGTATGTGGACGGTAAGTTAATGACGGACGTAAACCAAATGATTGAAAAATTGGGTTTAAAAAAGACTATTACCCAAGAAGAAGGCACACTGCAAAGTAACATGGCTGGAGTGGATAACAATTTTAAAATGCCTCAGGTCTGGAAAAGTTCTTTGGCTGTAGATTATCAAATACCGGTTTCATTTCCGTTATCGGTAACTGTTGAAGGAATGTTTACCAAATACATCAACGATATCCGCTTACTTAATTATAACATCAAAGATCAAACTCAAGCTAATGGGTATACTCAATTTGAAGGTCCGGACAAACGGTTTATTTACCCTTCAAACTATAACTATTATAGAAACCATGCAAGCTACGATGCAGACCACAAAAAAAATGTGGGTGTGCTAGGTGTGCTGACTAACACAAGTGAAGGGTATGGGTATACTGGAAACATTACTATCAATGCAGAACCTGTCAGAAATTTGAATTTAATGGCAGCTTATACCCATACAGCTTCTTACGAAGTAAGTGGTATGCCGGGCTCAAACGCTACTTCTGCATGGCAGGGTTTACCTACCGTAAACGGGCCAAACTTTAACGGTGCACAATGGTCACAATACGTTTCTCCTCATCGTATTATTGCTTCTTTGAACTACAGGATCAATTACCTGGGTGGATGGACTTCATCTGAATTTGGTGTTTTCTATCAGGCATATTCGCCATATCGCTACAGCTACACATACTCTAACGATATGAACGGTGATGCTATCAATCAGGATTTGATTTATATTCCTGCAACAAAAGATGAAATTCAATGGAAAACAGCTGAGGATGCTGACCGTTTTTGGGATTTTGTAGAAAAAGATTCTTATTTAAGCAAAAATAAAGGAAAATATGCAGATGCTTATGGCGCTTATGCTCCTATGGTTCATCGTTTCGATCTGCATTTCGCTCAAAACTTCATTGTGAGAACAGGTAAAACGACAAATACGTTGCAAGTAAGTTTAGACATTATGAACTTTGCCAACTTGCTGAACAGCACTTGGGGAGTTAATAAGCAAATGATACCTGCAGCAAATAGGGGACAAATTCTGAAATTTGAAGGTGTAAACAAAGATGGAGTAGCCGGTAATGCTGATGACAAAGTGCCTTATTTCTCGTTCTTTAATGCTGAGAAAGTATCGGAAATTTATACAAGATACAACGATGTAAACTCTCAGACTTGGAGACTACAACTTGGATTAAGATATATTTTTAATTA
This portion of the Petrimonas sulfuriphila genome encodes:
- a CDS encoding TonB-dependent receptor, whose protein sequence is MIKKMKFLTVVFFLLLATVVNAQMTTSSMSGRVTDNEGAVIGATVVATHTPSGTTYGTVTNVDGRFSLNGMRVGGPYKVEVSYVGMNTIELEGIQLQLGETYPVNVEMSESSEVLNEILVTAQRTKFTTEKTGATTNINTDQITLMPTTSRNIQDIARLSPYASSGMDFSGRDGRNSNFTVDGARLNNNFGLSDRLPGGGNPISLDAIEEMQVVIAPFDVRQSNFIGGGVNAITKSGTNTYKGSAYTYFYNQNMRGNSIGDFTPEGDRPKEGKTIYGATLGGPIIKDKLFFFANFETEKSPQQITKWRGSSNGVAKGDEFISHARQSDLDEFSRLLKERYGYDTGSSTDFPGGVSNLKFLGRIDWNINSSHKLSLRYNYTKNDDWVPTNGNSSDTGYRLNGTDRIGVNSMAFMNSTYSQGSIVKSFTTELNSRLSDAISNQLLLTYTDINDQRGSKSSPFPFFDIMDGDDVVAAGGDPANNRNFKPYMSAGYELFTWNNGVKNNVFSITDNFTYYLTSHKLTAGLSYEHQSALNSYMRNATGYYRFKSFSDFKNNAAPDAFALSYGYDGELNPAGKVTLGQLAAYIQDEWNALDNLKLTYGIRMDNTFFLNDMLRNNAIYSLDFGGKKVDTGKWPDAKFQFSPRVGFTWDVLKDKALVVRGGTGLFTGRLPLVFFTNMPQNSGMIQGASNQIYTTYDKNTGAATGRNPLLDQMYVDGKLMTDVNQMIEKLGLKKTITQEEGTLQSNMAGVDNNFKMPQVWKSSLAVDYQIPVSFPLSVTVEGMFTKYINDIRLLNYNIKDQTQANGYTQFEGPDKRFIYPSNYNYYRNHASYDADHKKNVGVLGVLTNTSEGYGYTGNITINAEPVRNLNLMAAYTHTASYEVSGMPGSNATSAWQGLPTVNGPNFNGAQWSQYVSPHRIIASLNYRINYLGGWTSSEFGVFYQAYSPYRYSYTYSNDMNGDAINQDLIYIPATKDEIQWKTAEDADRFWDFVEKDSYLSKNKGKYADAYGAYAPMVHRFDLHFAQNFIVRTGKTTNTLQVSLDIMNFANLLNSTWGVNKQMIPAANRGQILKFEGVNKDGVAGNADDKVPYFSFFNAEKVSEIYTRYNDVNSQTWRLQLGLRYIFN